The Lysobacter capsici genome has a segment encoding these proteins:
- a CDS encoding LysR family transcriptional regulator — MELRHIRYFLAVAEERNFTRAAERLGIGQPPLSQQIRDLETQIGARLFHRVPHGAELTDAGRAFLERVRTLPEQASAAVRQAQRAARGETGALRLGFTSSAILAPLTTGAIRDFRRRYPDVELTLEEGNSAHLSAKLRDGSLDLAFLRPDGSENGDMRLYPLLDEAMIAALPSAHPAARDSRRKSIRLIELREDALILTPRTVGPTLHDAIVGACRHAGFEPRLGQHAPQLASSLALVAAELGVSIVPEAMRRFALPGIVYRDIAGLQPIARLALAHLLDQESAQTKNFVALTCAGGPPGQDEVARSEGVVKKRRAPSGSRR, encoded by the coding sequence ATGGAACTGCGCCATATCCGCTATTTCCTGGCCGTCGCCGAAGAGCGCAACTTCACCCGCGCCGCCGAACGCCTCGGCATCGGCCAGCCGCCGTTGAGCCAGCAGATCCGCGACCTGGAAACCCAGATCGGCGCGCGCCTGTTCCACCGCGTACCGCATGGCGCCGAACTCACCGACGCGGGCCGCGCCTTTCTCGAACGCGTGCGCACGCTGCCCGAGCAAGCCAGCGCGGCGGTGCGTCAGGCCCAGCGCGCCGCGCGCGGCGAGACCGGCGCGCTGCGGCTGGGCTTCACCTCATCGGCGATCCTCGCGCCGCTGACGACCGGGGCGATCCGCGATTTCCGCCGCCGCTATCCCGATGTCGAACTCACCTTGGAGGAAGGCAACAGCGCGCACCTGTCGGCGAAGCTGCGCGATGGTTCGCTGGATCTGGCGTTCCTGCGCCCCGACGGTTCCGAGAACGGCGACATGCGTCTGTATCCGTTGCTCGACGAGGCGATGATCGCCGCGCTTCCGAGCGCGCACCCGGCCGCGCGCGACAGCCGGCGCAAATCGATCCGCCTGATCGAGCTGCGCGAGGATGCATTGATCCTGACCCCGCGCACCGTCGGCCCGACCCTGCACGACGCCATCGTCGGCGCCTGCCGTCATGCCGGATTCGAACCGCGCCTGGGCCAGCACGCGCCGCAACTCGCCTCCTCGCTGGCCTTGGTCGCGGCCGAACTGGGCGTGTCGATCGTGCCCGAGGCGATGCGCCGGTTCGCGCTGCCCGGCATCGTCTATCGCGATATCGCCGGCCTGCAGCCGATCGCGCGTCTGGCGCTGGCGCATCTGCTCGACCAGGAGTCGGCGCAGACGAAAAATTTCGTGGCGCTGACCTGCGCGGGTGGCCCGCCCGGACAAGACGAAGTCGCGCGCTCCGAGGGCGTGGTGAAGAAGCGGCGGGCGCCGTCAGGCTCGAGGCGATAG
- a CDS encoding MFS transporter has translation MSTTPLPLSALAAPIERGTAAYRRANFALFLAGCSTFSLLYCVQPLLPEFARDFGLAPAVSSLALSLTTAALALAIFIAGALSQQVSRRRLMFASMALAAACNLLAAIAPDWTSLLLARTIEGAMLGGVPAVAMAYLAEEMDPRHLSGAMGLCVAGTAFGGMMGRVGMGVLVEIGSWRSAMAAIGAFGLIAAIGFAALLPPSRRFAPRRGFVARHHLDAWRAHLAHPGLLRLFAIGFVLTSVFVALFNYVGFRLAGAPYELGPAGISLIFLAYVFGMFSSPFGGRLADRFGGRAPLIGGIAIMTAGAVVTLAASLPLIVLGICLITVGFFVAHSVASAWVGRLARADKGHASSLYLLFYYFGSSVTGVIGGWAWQHGGWSGEVALTASLALAGIVLAIRIEDPRQPDRSDA, from the coding sequence ATGAGTACGACACCTCTTCCGCTATCGGCCCTCGCCGCGCCGATCGAACGCGGCACCGCGGCCTATCGCCGCGCCAATTTCGCCCTGTTCCTCGCCGGCTGTTCGACCTTCTCGCTGCTGTACTGCGTGCAGCCGCTGCTGCCGGAGTTCGCGCGCGATTTCGGTCTCGCCCCGGCGGTCAGTTCGCTCGCGCTGTCGCTGACCACCGCGGCGCTGGCGCTGGCGATCTTCATCGCCGGCGCGCTGTCGCAGCAGGTGTCGCGCCGGCGCCTGATGTTCGCTTCGATGGCGCTGGCCGCGGCCTGCAACCTGCTCGCCGCGATCGCGCCGGACTGGACCTCGCTGTTGCTGGCGCGAACGATCGAAGGCGCTATGCTCGGCGGCGTGCCGGCGGTGGCGATGGCCTATCTGGCCGAGGAAATGGACCCGCGCCATCTGAGCGGCGCGATGGGTCTGTGCGTGGCCGGCACCGCGTTCGGCGGGATGATGGGACGCGTCGGCATGGGCGTGCTGGTCGAGATCGGTTCCTGGCGTTCGGCGATGGCGGCGATCGGCGCGTTCGGGCTGATCGCGGCGATCGGCTTCGCCGCGCTGTTGCCGCCGTCGCGCCGTTTCGCGCCGCGCCGCGGTTTCGTCGCGCGCCATCACCTCGACGCCTGGCGCGCGCATCTGGCGCATCCGGGCCTGCTGCGTCTGTTCGCGATCGGCTTCGTGCTGACCAGCGTGTTCGTGGCGCTGTTCAACTATGTCGGTTTTCGCCTCGCCGGCGCGCCCTACGAGCTGGGGCCGGCGGGGATCAGCCTGATCTTTCTGGCCTATGTGTTCGGCATGTTCTCCTCGCCGTTCGGCGGCCGCCTGGCCGATCGCTTCGGCGGACGCGCGCCGCTGATCGGCGGCATCGCGATCATGACCGCCGGCGCCGTGGTCACGCTGGCCGCTTCGCTGCCGCTGATCGTGCTCGGCATCTGCCTGATCACGGTCGGCTTCTTCGTCGCCCATTCGGTCGCCAGCGCCTGGGTCGGACGGCTCGCGCGCGCCGACAAAGGCCACGCCTCGTCGCTGTATCTGTTGTTCTACTACTTCGGTTCCAGCGTGACCGGCGTGATCGGCGGCTGGGCCTGGCAGCACGGCGGCTGGAGCGGCGAGGTCGCATTGACCGCGAGCCTGGCGCTGGCGGGTATCGTGTTGGCGATCCGGATCGAAGACCCTCGCCAGCCAGACAGGAGCGATGCGTGA
- a CDS encoding alpha/beta fold hydrolase yields the protein MTDKQPLLLLPGLLCDERLWRDQARDLADIAAPTIADLSLDDSVAGMAARVLADAPPRFALAGLSMGGYVAFEILRQQPERVSRLALLDTSAAPDSPARAEQRRAGLRLLERGRFAGVTQQLLPTLVHPRHVHSAVGAEVRAMAQRVGAQAYRRQQTAIAQRPDSRALLASIAVPTLIVVGEDDVLTPPAAAEEIQRGIAGAVLARIPDCGHLPTMEDPPRTNRLLRQWLTG from the coding sequence GTGACCGACAAACAGCCGCTGCTGTTGCTGCCCGGCCTGCTGTGCGACGAACGCCTGTGGCGCGATCAAGCGCGCGATCTGGCCGATATCGCCGCGCCGACCATCGCCGATCTGAGCCTGGACGACAGCGTGGCGGGCATGGCGGCGCGGGTGCTGGCCGACGCACCGCCGCGGTTCGCCTTGGCCGGATTGTCGATGGGCGGCTATGTGGCGTTCGAAATCCTGCGCCAGCAACCCGAGCGCGTGTCGCGGCTGGCCCTGCTCGACACCAGCGCCGCACCGGACTCGCCGGCGCGCGCCGAGCAACGACGCGCCGGCCTGCGGCTGCTCGAACGCGGCCGCTTCGCCGGCGTCACGCAACAATTGCTGCCGACGCTGGTGCATCCGCGCCATGTGCATTCGGCCGTCGGCGCGGAAGTGCGGGCGATGGCGCAGCGGGTCGGCGCGCAGGCCTACCGGCGCCAGCAGACGGCGATTGCGCAACGGCCCGATTCGCGAGCGCTGCTGGCCTCGATCGCGGTACCGACCCTGATCGTGGTCGGCGAAGACGACGTGCTCACCCCGCCCGCGGCGGCCGAGGAGATCCAGCGCGGTATCGCCGGCGCGGTGCTCGCGCGAATACCCGACTGCGGCCATCTACCGACGATGGAAGATCCGCCGCGAACCAATCGCCTGCTGCGGCAATGGTTGACGGGGTGA
- a CDS encoding gamma-glutamylcyclotransferase family protein, whose amino-acid sequence MNAVDFDKTDLDALRRLNRLRSEPASETSQALERHFAERYQADRRFAVYGTLAPGKPNHHHLSDLDGTWTPGHYVTGRLEQSGWGADMGYPALRWSESGEAIEVQLFACDELPRHWARLDAFEGDEYLRILVPVYAPDGSVTVANVYAARPDRQA is encoded by the coding sequence ATGAACGCGGTGGATTTCGACAAGACCGATCTGGATGCGCTGCGGCGACTCAACCGCCTGCGCAGCGAACCCGCAAGCGAGACGTCGCAGGCGCTCGAACGCCATTTCGCCGAGCGTTACCAGGCCGATCGCCGTTTCGCCGTCTACGGCACGTTGGCGCCCGGCAAGCCGAACCATCACCACCTCAGCGATCTCGACGGCACCTGGACGCCGGGACACTACGTCACCGGCCGGCTGGAGCAGTCGGGATGGGGCGCCGACATGGGCTATCCGGCCTTGCGCTGGTCCGAATCGGGCGAGGCGATCGAGGTGCAGTTATTCGCCTGCGACGAATTGCCCAGGCATTGGGCGCGACTGGATGCGTTCGAAGGCGACGAGTACCTGCGCATCCTGGTACCGGTGTATGCGCCGGACGGATCGGTGACGGTGGCCAATGTGTATGCGGCCAGGCCCGATCGGCAGGCGTGA
- a CDS encoding MBL fold metallo-hydrolase has product MTRTPVSALTAALVAGALLSACSQPDSAATNTPAANTPAPTATAAPQPANADVLRFKIGALDAVALKDGDIDAANDGKTFAIGQPADAVNALLTAAGQPTDTLHLSIQPLLVRSGAQVLLFDTGAADASFARAGRLPASLRAAGVEPSQVTDIFLSHHHPDHVGGLLGKDGALAFPNAKIHLSAPEWEAMKKDDGSAKLVAAIAPKVETFQPGAAIVPGVVTAVAVDGHTPGHSAYEIASGDQRLLYIGDTAHHFVISVQRPEWTVQYDQNAALAQTSRRALMQRAADGNLRIYAVHFPFPGLGRFKAQGDSFVWEPER; this is encoded by the coding sequence ATGACTCGCACCCCTGTCTCCGCCCTGACCGCCGCGCTCGTCGCCGGCGCGCTGCTGAGCGCATGTTCGCAACCCGATTCCGCCGCGACGAACACGCCTGCGGCGAATACGCCGGCTCCGACCGCGACCGCCGCGCCGCAACCGGCGAACGCCGATGTGTTGCGCTTCAAAATCGGCGCGCTCGACGCGGTCGCGCTGAAAGACGGCGACATCGACGCCGCCAACGACGGCAAGACCTTCGCCATCGGCCAGCCGGCCGATGCGGTCAACGCGCTGCTGACCGCCGCGGGCCAACCCACGGACACCTTGCATCTGAGCATTCAACCGCTGCTGGTGCGCAGCGGCGCGCAGGTGCTCCTGTTCGACACCGGCGCGGCGGATGCGTCGTTCGCGCGCGCCGGACGCCTGCCGGCGTCGCTGCGCGCGGCCGGCGTCGAGCCCTCCCAGGTCACCGACATTTTCCTGTCGCACCACCATCCCGATCATGTCGGCGGCCTGCTCGGCAAGGACGGCGCGCTCGCTTTCCCCAATGCCAAGATCCATCTGTCGGCGCCCGAATGGGAGGCGATGAAGAAAGACGACGGATCCGCCAAGCTGGTCGCCGCGATCGCGCCGAAGGTCGAAACCTTCCAGCCCGGCGCGGCGATCGTTCCCGGCGTGGTGACCGCGGTGGCCGTCGACGGACATACGCCGGGCCACAGCGCCTACGAGATCGCCTCGGGCGATCAGCGCCTGCTCTACATCGGCGACACCGCGCATCACTTCGTGATCTCGGTGCAGCGCCCGGAGTGGACCGTGCAGTACGACCAGAACGCAGCGCTGGCCCAGACCAGCCGGCGCGCGCTGATGCAACGCGCCGCCGACGGCAATCTGCGCATCTACGCCGTGCATTTCCCGTTCCCCGGCCTGGGCCGGTTCAAGGCCCAGGGCGACAGCTTCGTGTGGGAACCCGAACGCTGA
- a CDS encoding Dyp-type peroxidase, with product MQTAIPQPVVSRLSRAAIFLVVTLKPGAEHETQMRALCGDLASLLRAVGFRDLEGGLSCVMAFGSSAWDRLFGPARPSELHPFREIVGRHHAVSTPGDVLLHIRATRMDLCFELATEIMTRIGAAVATADEVHGFKYFDDRDLIGFVDGTENPVDTAAADAAIVAGEDPDFAGGSYVIVQKYLHDLAAWNTLPVERQEAIVGRRKLSNIELDDAAKAPYAHNVLTSISENGEELKIVRDNMPFGSAGQGEFGTYFIGYARSPTRIERMLENMFIGSPPGNYDRLLDFSKAVTGSLFFAPSATFLDAVEAEAGRSAVDVAEHGRDRSIGA from the coding sequence ATGCAGACTGCGATACCGCAACCGGTGGTCTCCCGGCTCAGCCGGGCCGCCATCTTCCTGGTCGTGACCCTGAAACCGGGCGCCGAGCACGAAACCCAGATGCGTGCCCTGTGCGGCGACCTGGCCTCGCTGCTGCGCGCGGTGGGCTTTCGCGATCTGGAAGGCGGCCTGTCGTGCGTCATGGCCTTCGGATCGAGCGCCTGGGATCGCCTGTTCGGCCCGGCCCGGCCCAGCGAACTGCATCCGTTTCGCGAAATCGTCGGCCGCCATCATGCGGTGTCCACGCCCGGCGACGTGCTCCTGCACATCCGCGCGACGCGCATGGACCTGTGCTTCGAACTCGCGACCGAGATCATGACGAGAATCGGCGCCGCCGTGGCCACCGCGGACGAAGTGCACGGCTTCAAGTATTTCGACGATCGCGATCTGATCGGCTTCGTCGACGGCACCGAGAACCCGGTCGATACAGCCGCCGCCGACGCGGCGATCGTCGCCGGCGAAGACCCGGATTTCGCCGGCGGCAGCTATGTGATCGTGCAGAAGTACCTGCACGACCTCGCCGCCTGGAACACCCTGCCGGTCGAACGCCAGGAAGCCATCGTCGGACGGCGCAAGCTTTCGAACATCGAACTCGACGACGCGGCCAAGGCGCCCTACGCGCACAACGTATTGACCAGCATCAGCGAGAACGGCGAGGAGCTGAAGATCGTTCGCGACAACATGCCGTTCGGCAGCGCCGGCCAGGGCGAATTCGGAACCTACTTCATCGGCTACGCGCGTTCGCCGACCCGGATCGAACGCATGCTCGAGAACATGTTCATCGGCAGTCCGCCCGGCAACTACGATCGCCTGCTAGATTTCAGCAAAGCGGTGACCGGCAGCTTGTTCTTCGCGCCGTCGGCGACGTTCCTGGACGCCGTCGAGGCCGAGGCCGGCCGCAGCGCCGTGGACGTCGCGGAACACGGCCGCGACCGGAGCATCGGCGCATGA
- a CDS encoding DnaJ C-terminal domain-containing protein: MSSPYEILGVAPTASLDEIKSAYRRLARKLHPDLNPGDKSGEERFKDVGNAYRLLSDPDKRARFDAGQIDADGAERPQPRYYRDYADAEPSGHYANDSGFADFADGDDPFAELLRRQARARANRRGQDLHYRLPIAFAESIDAGTKRLTMPDGSTIDVTIPAGVVDGQILRLKGKGAPGAGQGGPGDALVEIEVVADPRFSRDGDDLTLELPVSLTEAVLGDRIRVATPTGEATMTIPPGSNSGTVLRLKGMGAPRRGGGRGDQYVRLTIVLPKGGDPELTKFVSDWSAGKAFNPRGEAKA; encoded by the coding sequence ATGAGCAGCCCCTACGAGATTCTGGGCGTGGCGCCGACCGCCTCGCTCGACGAGATCAAGAGCGCCTACCGCCGCCTGGCCAGAAAACTGCACCCGGACCTCAATCCGGGCGACAAGTCCGGCGAGGAACGCTTCAAGGACGTCGGCAACGCCTACCGCCTGCTCAGCGATCCGGACAAGCGCGCGCGCTTCGACGCCGGACAGATCGATGCGGACGGCGCGGAACGTCCGCAGCCGCGTTACTACCGCGATTACGCCGACGCCGAACCCAGCGGCCATTACGCCAACGACAGCGGCTTCGCCGATTTCGCCGACGGCGACGACCCGTTCGCCGAACTGCTGCGCCGGCAGGCGCGCGCGCGGGCCAACCGCCGCGGCCAGGACCTGCACTACCGATTGCCGATCGCCTTCGCCGAATCGATCGACGCCGGCACCAAACGCTTGACGATGCCCGACGGCAGCACCATCGACGTGACCATTCCGGCCGGCGTCGTCGACGGACAGATCCTGCGACTCAAAGGCAAGGGCGCGCCGGGCGCGGGCCAAGGCGGTCCCGGCGATGCGCTGGTCGAGATCGAAGTCGTCGCCGATCCGCGCTTCAGCCGCGACGGCGACGATCTCACCCTGGAATTGCCGGTCTCGCTGACCGAGGCGGTGCTCGGCGATCGCATCCGGGTGGCGACGCCGACCGGCGAGGCGACGATGACGATTCCGCCCGGATCCAACAGCGGCACCGTGCTGCGGCTGAAGGGCATGGGCGCGCCGCGCCGCGGCGGCGGACGCGGCGACCAATACGTCCGGCTGACGATCGTGCTGCCCAAGGGTGGCGATCCGGAGCTGACCAAATTCGTTTCGGACTGGAGCGCCGGCAAGGCGTTCAATCCACGCGGGGAGGCCAAGGCATGA
- a CDS encoding chaperone modulator CbpM translates to MKTIDMAQFLNESTIELHTLERWIEQRWIVPLDATARVEISETDAARAMFIRDLTGDLGVNDEGVAVVLHLVDQLHGLRRALTELRIEMNASRGDPGREAD, encoded by the coding sequence ATGAAGACCATCGACATGGCGCAGTTCCTCAACGAATCCACGATCGAGCTGCACACGCTGGAGCGCTGGATCGAACAGCGCTGGATCGTCCCGCTCGATGCCACCGCGCGCGTGGAAATCTCCGAAACCGACGCGGCGCGGGCGATGTTCATCCGCGATCTTACCGGCGACCTCGGCGTCAACGACGAGGGCGTCGCGGTGGTGCTGCATCTGGTCGATCAGTTGCACGGCTTGCGTCGCGCGCTGACCGAATTGCGGATCGAGATGAACGCATCGCGCGGCGACCCCGGCCGCGAGGCCGACTGA
- a CDS encoding cupin domain-containing protein encodes MSTGNLFADADAPVQGERFETLLTHKNLVVERILSSAATVPMEYVQAQDEWVALLQGEATVEVAGETIELRAGGYVFLPAGTPHTVRRVSQGAIWLAIHLHQAPTPSD; translated from the coding sequence ATGTCGACTGGAAACCTGTTCGCCGATGCCGATGCGCCTGTCCAGGGCGAGCGCTTCGAGACCTTGCTCACGCACAAGAACCTTGTCGTCGAGCGCATCCTCAGCTCCGCCGCGACGGTTCCGATGGAGTACGTGCAGGCCCAGGACGAGTGGGTCGCGTTGCTGCAGGGAGAGGCGACCGTGGAGGTCGCGGGTGAGACCATCGAGCTTCGTGCCGGCGGCTATGTCTTCTTGCCCGCCGGCACGCCCCACACCGTGCGGCGGGTTTCGCAGGGCGCCATCTGGCTGGCGATTCATCTGCATCAGGCGCCGACGCCGAGCGATTGA
- a CDS encoding class I SAM-dependent methyltransferase: protein MSSFSDPQAVARYAQGPVRQVPGFHALQQMTTLLLAEAVPREGSVLVLGAGGGLELKVFAEAQPEWRFVGVDPSAEMLKLASETLGALASRIELCEGYIDVAPVGPFDGATCLLTLHFLPAEERLRTLIELRRRLKPSAPLIVAHHSVPDDRKLHWLNRYAAFAVASGGIAAWDAGKSVAALDTRLPMLSPEQDVALLREAGFDNVELFYAAFTFKGWVAYNPS, encoded by the coding sequence TTGTCGTCGTTTTCCGATCCTCAAGCCGTTGCCCGTTACGCCCAAGGTCCGGTCAGGCAGGTTCCGGGCTTCCATGCGCTTCAGCAGATGACGACGTTGCTGCTTGCCGAAGCTGTTCCACGCGAGGGCAGTGTCCTCGTCCTCGGCGCTGGCGGCGGCTTGGAACTGAAGGTCTTTGCCGAAGCGCAGCCCGAATGGCGCTTCGTCGGTGTGGATCCCTCAGCCGAGATGCTGAAACTGGCGAGCGAAACCTTGGGTGCGCTCGCGTCGCGTATCGAACTGTGCGAGGGCTACATCGACGTAGCGCCGGTCGGCCCGTTCGACGGCGCGACCTGTCTGCTGACCTTGCATTTTCTGCCCGCCGAGGAACGCCTGCGGACGCTGATCGAACTCAGGCGGCGGCTGAAGCCAAGCGCGCCGTTGATCGTGGCCCACCACAGCGTTCCCGACGATCGCAAGCTGCATTGGCTCAATCGCTATGCGGCATTCGCGGTGGCGTCCGGCGGCATCGCCGCGTGGGATGCGGGCAAATCAGTCGCCGCGCTCGACACTCGACTGCCCATGCTCTCGCCCGAACAGGACGTGGCGCTGCTGCGCGAGGCCGGGTTCGACAATGTCGAGCTGTTCTATGCCGCGTTCACCTTCAAGGGGTGGGTTGCGTATAACCCGTCCTAG
- a CDS encoding type 2 lanthipeptide synthetase LanM family protein yields MTESRIHEGFGPIIDHFTAAARDAFDTRLAALSAGIDARESELIRAALAQALYENARLKLNRVLLLELHAAKLGGELTAEDEAGRFAQFVAKALSPQFAELLQHRYPPLRERLQRALDQQCAAIETLVARLIADRAALAEFMGAAPGRLIKLSLGQGDLHEGGQTVARLTFEAGQVMYKPRSLRIDAVFDAFLAQLFDEEQRIRVPAVLDRGDYGWAAFIEHRYCDGDDELRRFYRGLGHWLAMLRLLGGTDIHLENLVASGPVPVVVDVESLFAAARPVASSNYGQAYDLAQTLIQDSVLRTGIVPFRSRSVGFGRADLSAAGSLPGEQPQLQVPVIADDGTTAARVELVEADMDRSQNHPSANPDVSRYWDEITEAFLDASHRLRRLDADGRLAPLLAAFEGCRARDVRRTTQVYVEIGRMLWHPASLHEEAKAIERARVLFSSAGGGAQPSPEDIAGEIDALRYGDIPIFALSLSPERIAGTLANWRGMRIELEEMTIRSSLVVTQLNSGADGPDQRDSRSHYARHPHRDRLDERRRRLAAETMQRLLQLAVRGEDGSVTWITPESFGSQGWHVQPLGADAYFGLGGVAVTLAGYRHEVAHGRADPVAGVDEALEGALLALQTFVAAQTPATVGGFTGDGSRIWAWLVLHDLLGRPHLLANACACAAALEQKGFDDDPSLDITDGSGGAIAPLLGLAEATADPRWLALAARAASHLESKVRVDEQGTYWLTAGIADPIGGFAHGGYGIGWALARLARTGAGSEDDRRRWNALAEGAFAFQDSLFDAAAGNWRDVRMKDTVNFPTWCNGGVGIGLAAADLYARHGDPRDLRDLRRAVAASRGQWGFTHTLCHGDFSLWELLVRASALDPQGAATDFDEATAEVVSAIEEHGIVGGITRQAFTPGLMTGLAGAIHALNRMHPDCDLASPLLLECRRKTAAKVHETVMDTDALAIS; encoded by the coding sequence ATGACCGAAAGCCGTATCCACGAGGGCTTCGGTCCGATCATCGACCATTTCACCGCCGCCGCGCGCGACGCCTTCGATACCCGGCTCGCGGCCTTGTCCGCAGGCATCGACGCGCGCGAATCGGAACTGATCCGCGCGGCGCTCGCGCAGGCCTTGTACGAGAACGCGCGGCTCAAGCTCAATCGCGTGCTGCTGCTCGAACTGCATGCGGCGAAGCTCGGCGGCGAGCTCACCGCCGAAGACGAGGCCGGCCGTTTCGCCCAGTTCGTCGCCAAGGCGCTCAGCCCGCAATTCGCCGAGCTGCTGCAGCATCGCTATCCGCCGCTGCGCGAGCGCTTGCAGCGCGCGCTCGACCAGCAATGCGCGGCGATCGAAACCCTGGTGGCGCGCCTGATCGCCGATCGCGCCGCGCTGGCCGAGTTCATGGGCGCCGCGCCCGGTCGCCTGATCAAGCTCAGCCTCGGCCAGGGCGACCTGCACGAAGGCGGGCAGACCGTGGCCCGGCTCACCTTCGAAGCCGGGCAGGTGATGTACAAGCCGCGCTCGCTGCGCATCGATGCGGTGTTCGATGCGTTCCTTGCCCAGTTGTTCGACGAGGAACAGCGCATCCGCGTGCCCGCGGTGCTCGATCGCGGCGACTACGGCTGGGCGGCTTTCATCGAACATCGCTATTGCGACGGCGACGACGAACTGCGCCGCTTCTATCGCGGCCTCGGCCATTGGCTGGCGATGCTGCGCCTGCTCGGCGGCACCGACATCCATCTGGAGAATCTGGTCGCGTCGGGCCCGGTGCCGGTGGTCGTGGATGTCGAAAGCTTGTTCGCGGCCGCGCGGCCGGTCGCATCGTCGAACTACGGCCAGGCCTACGACCTCGCCCAGACCCTGATCCAGGACTCGGTGCTGCGTACCGGCATCGTGCCGTTCCGTTCGCGCAGCGTGGGTTTCGGCCGCGCGGACTTGTCCGCCGCCGGTTCCTTGCCGGGCGAACAGCCGCAGTTGCAGGTTCCGGTCATCGCCGACGACGGCACCACCGCCGCGCGGGTGGAACTGGTCGAAGCGGACATGGACAGGTCGCAGAACCATCCCAGTGCGAACCCGGATGTGTCGCGTTATTGGGACGAGATCACCGAGGCCTTTCTCGACGCCTCGCATCGGCTGCGCCGACTCGACGCGGACGGCCGGCTCGCGCCGTTGCTCGCCGCGTTCGAAGGCTGCCGCGCCCGCGACGTGCGCCGCACCACCCAGGTCTACGTGGAAATCGGCCGCATGCTCTGGCATCCGGCGTCGCTGCACGAAGAAGCCAAGGCGATCGAGCGCGCCCGTGTCTTGTTCTCCAGCGCCGGTGGCGGCGCGCAGCCGTCGCCGGAGGACATCGCCGGCGAAATCGATGCGCTGCGTTACGGCGATATTCCGATCTTCGCGCTGTCGCTGTCGCCCGAACGCATCGCCGGAACGCTCGCCAACTGGCGCGGCATGCGGATCGAACTGGAGGAAATGACGATTCGCAGTTCGCTGGTGGTCACCCAGCTCAACAGCGGCGCGGATGGCCCGGACCAACGCGACAGTCGCTCGCACTATGCTCGCCATCCGCATCGAGACCGGCTCGACGAACGCCGCCGCCGGCTGGCCGCCGAAACGATGCAGCGTCTGTTGCAGCTCGCCGTGCGCGGCGAAGACGGCTCGGTCACCTGGATCACGCCGGAAAGTTTCGGCAGCCAGGGCTGGCATGTGCAGCCGCTCGGCGCCGACGCGTATTTCGGCCTCGGCGGCGTGGCGGTGACCTTGGCCGGCTATCGGCATGAAGTCGCGCACGGACGCGCCGATCCGGTCGCCGGTGTCGACGAAGCGCTCGAGGGCGCCTTGCTCGCCTTGCAAACCTTCGTCGCGGCGCAGACGCCGGCGACGGTCGGCGGGTTCACCGGCGACGGCAGCCGCATCTGGGCCTGGCTGGTGTTGCACGATCTGCTGGGACGCCCACACTTGCTCGCCAACGCCTGCGCGTGCGCGGCGGCGCTGGAGCAAAAAGGCTTCGACGACGATCCCAGCCTGGACATCACCGACGGCAGCGGCGGCGCCATCGCGCCGCTGCTGGGCCTCGCCGAGGCGACCGCCGATCCGCGTTGGCTGGCGCTCGCCGCGCGCGCGGCGTCGCATCTGGAATCGAAGGTGCGGGTCGACGAGCAAGGCACCTATTGGCTGACCGCGGGAATCGCCGATCCGATCGGCGGCTTCGCCCACGGCGGCTACGGCATCGGCTGGGCGCTGGCGCGTCTGGCCCGGACCGGTGCCGGCAGCGAAGACGATCGTCGGCGCTGGAATGCGCTCGCCGAGGGCGCGTTCGCGTTCCAGGATTCGTTGTTCGACGCGGCGGCCGGCAACTGGCGCGATGTGCGCATGAAGGACACGGTGAATTTTCCGACCTGGTGCAACGGCGGGGTCGGCATCGGCCTGGCCGCGGCCGATCTGTATGCGCGCCACGGCGATCCGCGCGATCTGCGCGACCTGCGCCGCGCGGTGGCGGCGTCGCGCGGCCAATGGGGCTTCACCCACACGCTTTGTCACGGCGATTTCTCGCTGTGGGAACTATTGGTGCGCGCGTCGGCGCTCGATCCGCAAGGCGCCGCCACCGATTTCGATGAGGCGACCGCCGAAGTGGTCTCGGCGATCGAGGAGCATGGCATCGTCGGCGGCATCACCCGCCAGGCGTTCACGCCCGGGCTGATGACCGGCCTGGCCGGCGCGATTCATGCCCTCAACCGCATGCATCCCGATTGCGACCTCGCCTCGCCGCTGTTGCTCGAATGTCGGCGGAAAACCGCGGCGAAAGTGCACGAGACGGTGATGGATACGGACGCGCTGGCGATCTCGTAG